Proteins from a genomic interval of Helicoverpa zea isolate HzStark_Cry1AcR chromosome 13, ilHelZeax1.1, whole genome shotgun sequence:
- the LOC124635785 gene encoding prostatic acid phosphatase-like, with protein sequence MLKYICVLLISLSAVCYCQDSVTDGTELLLTFLTHRHGDRTPISSTVALSNDVEALEDATARYGYGQLTDNGRRRAYQLGQFLRRRYDGLLSPAYNRSEIYIRSTDSTRAKMTVLSAMAAVYPALEDNWSADVNWTPVPYTTVPAKYDFNLAAVNCPAALSITYDDTYPAELDQYTDVLNELSDISGFNASNLLIATQLYDVYVSQQSLGIPLDPRVEPIFPQLEAIAGIGWEYMFNSEMNLYDSGVLLNQFFTVADQIIAGEDVQRVQVYSAHDANVFSFEGVTRVVKRQGAPKYASMYALELRQVIETGEYVVVPVYLNTPSEDVITYLEITGCGSRCEYESFRSITADYILDEDTWRTKCGFTEDMEIDTSSID encoded by the exons ATGCTGAAGTACATCTGCGTGCTGCTAATATCTCTAAGTGCAGTCTGTTACTGCCAAGACTCCGTCACTGACGGTACCGAGCTCCTGCTCACATTCTTG ACACATCGTCACGGAGACAGGACACCAATATCATCAACTGTCGCTCTCAGCAATGACGTGGAAGCTCTGGAGGACGCTACTGCTCGATACGGATATGGACAACTAACTGAT AACGGCAGACGTCGTGCCTACCAGCTCGGTCAGTTCCTGCGTCGTCGGTACGATGGTCTCCTGTCCCCCGCCTACAACAGGTCGGAGATCTACATCCGCTCCACCGACTCCACCAGGGCCAAGATGACCGTCCTCTCCGCCATGGCTGCCGTCTACCCCGCGCTTGAGGACAACTGGAGCGCTGACGTCAACTGGACCCCTGTGCCTTACACCACTGTACCTGCTAAATATGACTTT AATCTAGCGGCAGTTAATTGCCCAGCTGCCCTATCAATTACTTATGATGACACTTACCCAGCTGAACTGGATCAATATACTGATGTTCTGAACGAGTTGAGCGACATTTCGGGCTTCAATGCTAGCAATCTTTTGATAGCCACACAACTTTATGATGTTTATGTTAGCCAG CAAAGCTTAGGAATACCCCTGGACCCACGAGTTGAACCTATTTTCCCTCAACTAGAAGCCATCGCTGGCATCGGTTGGGAATACATGTTCAACAGTGAGATGAACCTCTATGATTCTG GTGTTCTCCTCAACCAGTTCTTCACGGTAGCAGACCAGATCATTGCCGGAGAAGACGTGCAAAGAGTCCAGGTGTACTCCGCTCATGATGCTAATGTATTCTCCTTCGAGGGAGTCACCAGGGTTGTGAAGAGGCAAGGCGCTCCCAAATACGCTTCCATGTATGCCTTGGAGCTGAGGCAGGTGATCGAGACTGGAGAATATGTCGTTGtg CCAGTATACCTGAACACTCCCAGCGAAGATGTGATCACCTACCTGGAGATAACTGGATGTGGATCCCGTTGTGAATACGAGAGCTTCCGTTCCATCACCGCTGATTACATCCTGGATGAAGACACCTGGAGGACCAAGTGTGGCTTTACTGAGGACATGGAGATCGATACCTCTTCCATCGATTAA
- the LOC124635727 gene encoding prostatic acid phosphatase-like, producing the protein MLKYICVLLISLSAVCYCQDSVTDGTELLLTFLVHRHGDRTPIESTMFLSNDVEALEAATARYGYGQLTDNGRRRAYQLGQFLRRRYDGLLSPAYNKSEIYIRSTDSTRAKMTVLSAMAAVYPALEDNWSADVNWTPIPYTTVPAKYDFNQGGINCPAVSDVMFSDSYPAELAQYTDVLEEWTEISGYNVSAQLLYAVELYDVYVSQKSLGIPLDPRIEAIFPQIEEIAGLGWEYMYSNETNIFEAGVLLYQFFTVADQIIAGEDVQRVQVYSAHDANVFSFEGVTRVVKRQGAPKYASMYALELRQVIETGEYIVVPVYLNTPSEDVITYLDITGCGSRCEYESFRTITADYRLDEDTWRTKCGFSEDMAIDTSSVD; encoded by the exons ATGCTGAAGTACATCTGCGTGCTGCTAATATCTCTAAGTGCAGTCTGTTACTGCCAAGACTCCGTCACCGACGGAACCGAGCTCCTGCTCACATTCTTG GTCCATCGCCATGGAGACAGGACACCGATAGAATCGACAATGTTCCTCAGCAATGACGTGGAAGCCCTGGAAGCCGCTACTGCTAGATACGGATATGGACAACTCACTGAT AACGGCAGACGTCGTGCCTACCAGCTCGGTCAGTTCCTGCGCCGTCGGTACGATGGTCTCCTGTCCCCCGCCTACAACAAGTCGGAGATCTACATCCGCTCCACCGACTCCACCAGGGCCAAGATGACCGTCCTCTCCGCCATGGCTGCCGTCTACCCCGCACTTGAGGACAACTGGAGCGCTGACGTCAACTGGACCCCTATACCCTACACCACTGTACCTGCTAAATACGATTTC AACCAAGGAGGGATAAATTGCCCTGCAGTCAGTGATGTTATGTTCAGTGACAGCTACCCAGCTGAACTGGCGCAGTATACTGATGTTCTGGAAGAGTGGACTGAGATATCTGGATACAACGTCTCTGCTCAACTGTTGTATGCTGTAGAACTCTACGATGTGTATGTCAGCCAG AAAAGTTTAGGAATCCCCCTGGATCCCCGTATCGAAGCAATTTTCCCTCAAATTGAAGAAATTGCCGGCCTCGGGTGGGAATACATGTACTCCAATGAAACCAACATTTTTGAAGCTG GTGTACTCCTATACCAGTTCTTCACGGTAGCAGACCAGATCATTGCTGGAGAAGACGTGCAAAGAGTCCAGGTGTACTCCGCTCATGATGCTAATGTATTCTCCTTCGAGGGAGTCACAAGGGTTGTGAAGAGGCAAGGTGCTCCTAAATACGCTTCCATGTATGCCTTGGAGCTGAGGCAGGTGATTGAGACTGGAGAGTACATCGTTGTG CCAGTATACCTGAACACTCCCAGTGAAGACGTGATCACCTACCTGGACATAACTGGATGCGGTTCTCGCTGTGAATACGAGAGCTTCCGCACCATTACAGCTGACTACAGACTGGATGAAGACACCTGGAGGACCAAGTGTGGCTTCTCCGAAGACATGGCGATCGATACCTCTTCTGTAGATTAA
- the LOC124636075 gene encoding uncharacterized protein LOC124636075 produces MTIVELSSKKTGCRIDDVSVNNISYADDMVLLSPTVRALRELLKVCEDYAQMHGLSYNVRKSELLVFKADGGKCPESVPVVKLSGHELKRVYQFKYLGHYVTDDLNDHVDIERERRALAVRCNMLVRRFARCSASGMFAQAHFDDFYAIIRKKSASLLYRVRGSPNSIMRTIAERYDSPIIGGIVRNCITRNNLVSNM; encoded by the coding sequence ATGACGATCGTTGAGCTCAGCAGTAAAAAAACGGGATGCCGCATTGATGACGTCAGTGTTAACAACATCAGTTACGCGGacgacatggtgctgctgagcCCAACGGTTAGAGCGCTTAGAGAGCTGCTTAAAGTATGCGAGGACTATGCACAAATGCATGGACTATCTTACAATGTAAGAAAAAGCGAGCTCCTGGTCTTTAAGGCTGACGGAGGTAAGTGTCCAGAATCTGTACCAGTAGTGAAATTGAGCGGTCATGAATTAAAACGGGTCTATCAGTTCAAGTACCTGGGGCACTATGTAACTGACGACCTTAATGACCACGTAGACATAGAAAGGGAACGTAGGGCGCTGGCGGTTCGATGTAACATGTTGGTACGCAGGTTCGCGCGCTGTAGTGCTTCAGGTATGTTCGCGCAGGCACACTTCGATGACTTCTATGCAATCATACGCAAGAAATCCGCGTCGTTGCTCTACAGAGTGCGGGGCAGCCCCAACTCCATCATGAGGACCATAGCGGAGAGGTACGACTCCCCAATAATAGGAGGTATTGTTCGTAATTGTATTACGCGCAACAACCTCGTGTCTAATATGtaa
- the LOC124635734 gene encoding prostatic acid phosphatase-like: MLKYICVLLISLSAVCYCQDSVTDGTELLLTFLIHRHGDRTPLTSSLTYSNNQEALIEASAQYGYGQLTDAGRRRAYQLGQHIRRRYDGLLSPAYNRSEIYIRSTDSTRAKMTVLSAMAAVYPALEDNWSADVNWTPVPYTTVPAKYDFNLATTNCPYLLSGATFDTTAALPDLSEYTDALDQWSEYLGFNITANLMYAYAINDLYTAQLSLGIPLDPAIEDIYPQIEKIAGISLDWLFGNGDTVTLQAGVLLNQFFTVADQLIAGEDVQRVQIWSAHDLNVFAFEGVTQVAEKQGVPKYASAYALELRQVTETGEYVVVPVYLNTPSEDIVTYLEITGCGSLCEYESFRSITADHTLDEDTWRTKCGFTEDMEIDTSSID, encoded by the exons ATGCTGAAGTACATCTGCGTGCTGCTAATATCTCTAAGTGCAGTCTGTTACTGCCAAGACTCCGTCACTGACGGTACCGAGCTCCTGCTCACATTCTTG aTCCATCGCCATGGAGACAGAACACCATTGACATCAAGTTTGACCTACAGCAACAACCAGGAAGCTCTGATCGAAGCATCTGCTCAATACGGATATGGACAACTTACTGAT GCCGGTAGACGTCGTGCCTACCAGCTAGGCCAGCACATTCGTCGTCGGTACGATGGTCTCCTGTCCCCCGCCTACAACAGGTCAGAGATCTACATCCGCTCCACCGACTCCACCAGGGCCAAGATGACCGTCCTCTCCGCCATGGCTGCCGTCTACCCCGCGCTTGAGGACAACTGGAGCGCTGACGTCAACTGGACCCCTGTGCCCTACACCACCGTGCCTGCTAAATATGACTTC AACTTGGCGACCACCAACTGCCCATACCTCCTCTCAGGCGCGACTTTCGACACCACTGCGGCTTTACCCGACTTGTCGGAATACACTGACGCCTTGGACCAGTGGTCCGAATACCTGGGCTTTAACATCACTGCCAACCTTATGTATGCCTACGCCATCAATGACCTTTACACTGCTCag TTGAGCCTTGGAATCCCTCTGGACCCTGCAATTGAAGACATTTACCCTCAAATTGAAAAAATCGCTGGAATATCTTTGGACTGGCTCTTTGGCAACGGCGATACCGTCACTCTCCAAGCTG GAGTACTCCTGAACCAGTTCTTCACCGTAGCCGACCAGCTCATTGCTGGAGAAGATGTCCAAAGAGTCCAGATTTGGTCTGCCCACGACTTGAACGTTTTCGCCTTTGAAGGAGTGACTCAGGTCGCTGAGAAGCAGGGAGTTCCTAAGTACGCTTCTGCGTATGCCTTGGAATTGAGGCAGGTCACTGAAACTGGAGAGTATGTTGTTGTG CCAGTATACCTGAACACTCCCAGCGAAGACATTGTCACATACCTGGAGATCACTGGATGCGGTTCTCTCTGTGAATACGAGAGCTTCCGCTCCATCACCGCTGACCATACCCTGGATGAAGACACCTGGAGGACCAAGTGTGGCTTCACTGAGGACATGGAGATCGATACCTCTTCCATCGATTAA